From Candidatus Omnitrophota bacterium, one genomic window encodes:
- the gap gene encoding type I glyceraldehyde-3-phosphate dehydrogenase: MAVKIGINGFGRIGRMVARAILEKGSKNTELVAVNDITDAKMLAHLLKYDSVHGRFPGGNVKAEGDSIIVNGKAIKVLAKKDPVELPWKDLGVEIVVESTGLFTIKNDGVNKKGKEVRGAVNHITKGGAKKVIISAPAEGEDLTVVMGVNEDKYDPKNHSVISNASCTTNCLGPVAKVLNDTWGIEKGLMTTIHAYTNDQRVQDLPHSDPRRARAAAVSMIPTSTGAAKAISLVIPELKGRLDGFAIRVPTPNVSIVDLTCMLKKEATAEDINKAMKAASEGKMKGILDYTSDDVVSIDFNHYPASSTLDSKLTKVIGGNFAKVIAWYDNEWGYSCRVVDLIEYMIKKGL; this comes from the coding sequence ATGGCTGTAAAGATAGGTATCAACGGATTTGGACGTATAGGAAGGATGGTCGCCAGGGCCATTCTTGAGAAAGGTTCAAAGAATACAGAGCTCGTCGCCGTCAATGACATCACCGACGCGAAGATGCTGGCGCATCTCTTGAAATATGATTCTGTGCACGGCCGTTTTCCAGGAGGTAACGTAAAGGCCGAAGGGGATTCTATTATTGTGAACGGTAAGGCGATAAAGGTTCTGGCGAAGAAGGATCCCGTAGAGCTTCCGTGGAAAGACCTCGGCGTTGAAATAGTTGTAGAGTCGACCGGTTTATTCACAATTAAAAACGACGGCGTGAATAAAAAGGGTAAAGAGGTCAGAGGCGCGGTCAACCATATCACAAAAGGCGGAGCCAAGAAAGTTATTATCTCAGCTCCGGCCGAAGGCGAAGATCTCACGGTAGTGATGGGCGTGAATGAGGATAAGTACGATCCGAAGAACCATTCGGTCATCTCGAACGCGTCCTGCACGACTAACTGTCTTGGGCCTGTCGCAAAAGTATTGAACGATACGTGGGGCATCGAGAAAGGTCTGATGACCACGATCCATGCATATACCAACGACCAGAGGGTCCAGGACCTTCCGCATTCCGACCCGCGCAGGGCCAGAGCCGCTGCGGTCTCGATGATCCCGACTTCTACAGGCGCAGCGAAGGCAATATCGCTGGTTATCCCTGAGCTAAAAGGTAGGCTAGATGGTTTCGCGATAAGGGTTCCGACCCCGAACGTATCGATCGTGGACCTGACCTGCATGCTTAAGAAAGAAGCGACGGCGGAAGATATCAATAAGGCCATGAAGGCCGCTTCCGAAGGCAAGATGAAAGGTATCCTGGACTACACATCAGATGACGTCGTATCGATCGACTTCAACCATTACCCGGCTTCATCCACTTTGGATTCGAAGCTGACCAAGGTGATCGGCGGAAATTTCGCGAAGGTCATTGCATGGTACGACAACGAGTGGGGATATTCCTGCCGCGTCGTAGATTTGATAGAGTATATGATAAAGAAGGGTCTGTAA
- a CDS encoding CBS domain-containing protein, with protein sequence MPKKIALAELIQQDFRNLKTSERLCTIPRIEDLVFMQSIEGRAHNGAGAFNKRFYVNTTIDDIVSALGRSPKVIKTKRQELIDEIFEYADSAIEDDPRDRLVTKNGRPLLGIPQFKDRTVNYHDILKGLYLGGLRDNPDIRKKTQELYGINIGYGKCYLVNVKIMEEMGLDGEVLAHQEHEDRLNYYKSSGLIVDPDNKKRSLPKHIKYMYIRHHVGPGQSDDAAMVAAGLLYNVDVALGVFLADAVDTFEKYVSNYRDQDREIAFHIKDNYSFLDLDEKDVYELAYLAAIPEERVDAIPDSSLRYLLAIDQETGQSSLETHLNFIEGKPFMPMAISYKRIMVTVLYDFVREKLSSINKEVLFKIPEALLHELDSSVTKVMQRRFITVGPHTSLKSALSKVEARKGEIIIVKDEFGNILGVINPADFLIFLRGK encoded by the coding sequence ATGCCGAAGAAGATAGCGCTGGCCGAACTGATCCAGCAGGATTTCCGCAATCTGAAGACCTCGGAGAGGCTCTGCACGATCCCCAGAATAGAAGACCTTGTCTTCATGCAGTCCATAGAGGGCCGCGCCCATAACGGCGCCGGCGCATTCAATAAACGTTTCTACGTAAATACCACCATAGACGATATCGTAAGCGCCCTCGGCAGGAGCCCGAAAGTCATAAAGACGAAGCGCCAGGAACTTATCGATGAGATATTCGAGTACGCCGACAGCGCTATAGAGGACGACCCGAGGGACAGGCTCGTCACAAAAAACGGCAGACCGCTTCTTGGAATTCCGCAGTTCAAAGACAGGACCGTAAATTACCACGATATACTTAAAGGCCTGTATCTGGGCGGCCTCAGAGATAACCCCGATATAAGGAAGAAGACCCAGGAGCTGTACGGCATCAATATCGGTTACGGCAAATGTTACCTAGTCAATGTTAAAATAATGGAAGAGATGGGCCTTGACGGTGAAGTGCTTGCCCACCAGGAGCATGAGGATCGGCTGAACTATTATAAATCATCCGGGCTGATAGTGGACCCGGACAATAAGAAGCGCAGTCTTCCAAAGCATATCAAGTACATGTATATTCGCCATCACGTCGGACCGGGGCAGTCGGACGACGCGGCTATGGTTGCCGCCGGGCTTCTTTATAATGTCGATGTCGCGCTCGGTGTATTCCTCGCGGATGCCGTAGATACATTCGAAAAATACGTTTCCAACTACAGGGACCAGGATAGGGAGATCGCTTTCCATATTAAGGATAATTACAGTTTTCTGGATCTGGACGAGAAAGATGTGTATGAGCTCGCGTATCTAGCGGCGATACCGGAAGAGAGAGTGGACGCGATACCGGACAGTTCGCTCAGATACCTTCTGGCCATCGACCAGGAGACGGGCCAATCGAGCCTAGAGACACATCTGAATTTTATCGAAGGAAAGCCGTTCATGCCGATGGCGATCAGCTATAAGAGGATAATGGTCACGGTCCTGTACGACTTCGTTAGAGAAAAATTGAGTAGTATAAATAAGGAGGTCCTCTTTAAGATCCCCGAGGCGTTGCTGCACGAGCTCGACTCATCCGTCACAAAGGTCATGCAGAGGCGCTTCATAACGGTCGGACCCCACACTTCGCTCAAGTCCGCGCTAAGCAAGGTCGAGGCAAGGAAGGGTGAGATCATAATAGTGAAAGATGAATTCGGCAATATCCTCGGAGTGATCAATCCCGCCGATTTTCTCATATTCCTGAGAGGGAAGTAA
- the lptC gene encoding LPS export ABC transporter periplasmic protein LptC, producing MNNMRNLTVALLVVFLFTGGCGNKEEPKAKEAKAPEAADKTQGDAVNHKVLSFNLEGLTERGVKKWDVKGESAEAISENRVKLDNIIASAYGEESEAVITADKGVYDRNKNNVMLEKNVHATILATKGFTGDFVEGAGQAKDKKPDAAKGEKPKKSKTVITCDGEVQFDYEKNQAFFLKNVKVVSEDGTIDADKITVNLDPATRRLTEIIADGNVKIVRGDNTTFSQRASYSETDKKVTLSGKPKLILSPEGGMGGFDASFKQEAKK from the coding sequence ATGAATAATATGAGAAATCTCACAGTAGCGCTGCTGGTCGTATTTTTGTTTACAGGAGGCTGCGGCAATAAGGAAGAGCCGAAGGCGAAAGAGGCTAAGGCCCCGGAGGCTGCGGATAAGACTCAGGGCGACGCGGTGAACCATAAGGTCCTTTCATTTAACCTGGAAGGGCTGACGGAGCGCGGCGTTAAGAAGTGGGATGTGAAAGGGGAGTCAGCCGAGGCCATATCCGAGAACAGGGTCAAACTGGATAACATAATCGCATCGGCGTACGGCGAGGAATCGGAGGCCGTCATCACGGCCGATAAGGGCGTCTACGACAGGAACAAGAACAATGTAATGCTTGAGAAGAATGTGCATGCGACCATCCTGGCGACTAAAGGGTTTACGGGGGACTTTGTGGAAGGCGCCGGGCAAGCTAAGGATAAGAAGCCCGATGCCGCCAAAGGCGAAAAACCTAAAAAATCGAAGACCGTGATAACTTGCGACGGCGAGGTACAGTTTGATTACGAGAAGAACCAGGCGTTCTTCCTTAAGAATGTCAAGGTTGTGAGCGAAGACGGAACTATCGACGCGGACAAGATAACGGTTAATCTCGATCCCGCTACAAGAAGGCTTACGGAGATAATTGCGGATGGAAATGTGAAGATAGTAAGAGGTGATAACACGACATTCAGCCAAAGAGCAAGCTATTCTGAGACCGATAAAAAAGTGACGCTTTCCGGCAAACCTAAGCTTATACTATCGCCGGAGGGCGGAATGGGCGGTTTTGATGCGAGCTTTAAACAAGAGGCGAAGAAGTAA
- the fmt gene encoding methionyl-tRNA formyltransferase, translating to MNIVFFGTAEFAIPAFKALIASKHKVLALVTQPDRKRGRNLKIQPPLTKIVAETHGIPVYQPEDASSREAIEYLKKLGADLFVVIAFGQILKPEALSVPRLSAINLHGSLLPKYRGAAPTNWAIINGDKTSGVTIIRMNERMDEGDIILRREVMINEEDTNITLNETLSALGAKALIEAMELIESGRVVFKPQDKTLATLAPKLKKEDGIIDWGQPARIIHNRVRGLLPWPSAYTSASGKTLKILNTELTDYPARDGVKPGEVLDTIRGKGIVMNTGSGTIAIKYLQLEGGKVLDADSFLRGHRLHAGDIFI from the coding sequence ATGAATATTGTTTTCTTTGGCACTGCGGAGTTTGCCATTCCGGCGTTTAAGGCGCTTATTGCCTCGAAGCATAAGGTGCTGGCGCTCGTAACGCAGCCGGACAGAAAGCGCGGGCGCAATCTGAAGATCCAGCCTCCGCTGACTAAGATTGTGGCCGAGACACACGGCATTCCCGTTTATCAGCCGGAGGACGCATCCAGCCGCGAAGCTATTGAATATCTGAAGAAGCTGGGCGCGGACCTATTCGTGGTTATCGCGTTTGGCCAGATACTGAAGCCCGAAGCACTATCCGTCCCAAGACTCTCGGCGATAAATCTGCATGGCTCGCTTCTCCCCAAGTACCGCGGAGCCGCGCCGACCAACTGGGCGATAATTAACGGCGATAAGACGAGCGGCGTTACTATTATCAGGATGAACGAGCGGATGGATGAAGGCGACATAATATTGAGACGCGAAGTTATGATAAATGAAGAAGATACTAATATCACGCTTAATGAAACACTTTCGGCCCTTGGCGCTAAGGCGCTTATCGAAGCGATGGAATTGATAGAATCCGGAAGAGTGGTTTTTAAACCTCAGGACAAAACCCTGGCTACTCTGGCCCCTAAATTGAAGAAGGAAGACGGCATTATCGACTGGGGCCAGCCCGCGAGAATTATACATAACAGAGTCAGAGGCCTATTGCCGTGGCCGAGCGCATATACGAGCGCTTCAGGTAAAACGTTGAAGATATTGAATACCGAACTTACCGATTATCCGGCCAGGGACGGGGTTAAGCCGGGAGAGGTCCTTGATACAATAAGAGGCAAGGGCATCGTGATGAATACCGGCTCCGGAACTATAGCGATAAAATATCTTCAGCTCGAGGGTGGGAAGGTTCTCGACGCCGATTCGTTCCTCCGCGGCCACAGGTTACACGCCGGCGATATCTTCATATAG
- a CDS encoding lysophospholipid acyltransferase family protein, protein MKFKFRRYYLYYWGRCLVFIFYLMPIRAAAAIAAWLGRIGFALAGKYRNLTIANLRFAFPEKDEAEIKRLAIKVFENLGKTGAELVNFPKINKSNIDNLVHIENIGILEDELKRGKGVIMLTAHFGNWELLAATMKVKEYPGSVVGRRLYFHKYDRYLNYLRKLTDVNVIYRDQSPRGILKILKAGGIIGMLADQDVDSVEGVFVDFFGKPAYTPVGPAALAMASGAAIVPAFIIRREDGNHTLMIDKPIEITDTGDKEADILTNTRRWSDVVESYIRKYPDQWVWMHRRWKTRPK, encoded by the coding sequence ATGAAATTCAAGTTCAGGAGGTATTATCTCTACTATTGGGGCAGATGCCTCGTATTCATATTCTATTTAATGCCGATCAGGGCCGCTGCCGCAATAGCGGCCTGGCTGGGCAGGATCGGTTTCGCGCTGGCAGGGAAATACAGGAATCTGACAATAGCTAATCTGAGGTTTGCCTTTCCTGAAAAGGACGAAGCCGAAATAAAGCGTCTCGCTATTAAAGTCTTTGAGAATCTGGGTAAGACCGGAGCAGAGCTTGTCAATTTCCCTAAGATCAATAAGTCTAATATAGACAACCTTGTCCACATAGAGAATATAGGCATATTGGAGGATGAGCTTAAAAGGGGCAAGGGCGTTATCATGCTCACCGCCCATTTCGGCAACTGGGAGCTGCTCGCTGCTACGATGAAGGTTAAAGAGTACCCTGGCTCGGTAGTAGGCAGACGCCTCTATTTTCATAAATACGACCGGTATCTTAATTACCTGCGCAAGTTGACCGATGTCAATGTCATCTATCGCGATCAGTCGCCGAGAGGGATACTGAAAATTCTGAAGGCAGGCGGGATAATAGGTATGCTTGCCGACCAGGATGTCGATTCGGTAGAGGGCGTATTCGTCGATTTCTTCGGCAAGCCGGCTTATACGCCTGTGGGGCCTGCCGCGCTGGCGATGGCCAGCGGAGCCGCCATTGTACCGGCGTTCATAATAAGAAGAGAAGACGGCAATCATACTTTGATGATAGATAAGCCGATCGAGATAACGGATACCGGTGATAAGGAAGCGGATATTTTAACCAATACGAGAAGATGGTCGGACGTTGTGGAGTCCTATATCAGAAAGTATCCGGATCAATGGGTCTGGATGCACAGAAGATGGAAGACGAGGCCAAAATGA